The Amblyomma americanum isolate KBUSLIRL-KWMA chromosome 3, ASM5285725v1, whole genome shotgun sequence genome window below encodes:
- the LOC144123669 gene encoding piwi-like protein 1 encodes MGVKIGIRAWCCWTTTGPPASWELCTILPEGDRYDIIKKVCVDLGLQRPVGRGYCSLSPEAGSEIHTVRSGDECPHCFRYAFHVILARTIGNRKNIRSVATKVAVQLNCKLGGEAWCLEIPLVSTMVIGCDTYRNSSSPHRSTSASVASMNKNLTRWYSRVTFHATQQELVSDFTKKATGIERSLQERSSHYERQVTVAAASQCTHTSLPAEELRELVKSLVSEELAKVRFEAPQVKEWEIDQTVASVQALFPGVQHKMAFVVGTRHISTLSFLSNRENVTNPLPGTVVDSEVTRPERYDFFLASQSVRQSTVAPSHYNVIYATTGLKPDHMQLLAFKLTHLYFTIRVPAQCQYAHKLAFLGGQPMHAEHNPRLSSTLYYL; translated from the exons ATGGGCGTCAAGATCGGGATCCGCGCCTGGTGCTGCTGGACGACGACCGGCCCTCCGGCTTCGTGGGAGCTCTGCACCATCTTGCCAGAGGGG GACCGCTACGACATCATCAAGAAGGTCTGCGTCGACCTCGGCCTCCAGAGACCGGTTGGCCGAGGCTACTGTTCTTTGTCGCCCGAAGCGGGTAGCGAGATCCA TACGGTGCGGAGTGGTGACGAATGCCCTCATTGTTTTCGGTACGCGTTCCATGTGATCCTCGCCCGCACCATCGGCAACCGCAAGAACATCCGCTCGGTGGCCACCAAGGTGGCGGTGCAGCTGAACTGCAAGCTGGGCGGCGAGGCCTGGTGTCTGGAAATCCCGCTGGTAAGCACCATGGTGATCGGCTGCGACACCTATCGCAACTCGAGCTCACCCCATCGCTCTACGAGCGCCTCCGTGGCCAGCATGAACAAGAACCTGACGCGATGGTACTCGCGCGTCACCTTCCACGCCACCCAACAGGAGCTGG tgtccgacttcaccaaaaAGGCaacgggtatcgagcgctctttgcAGGAACGAAGCTCGCACTACGAACGTCAGgttactgtagcagccgcttcccagtgcACGCATACGTCGCTAcccgccgaggagcttcgggagcttgtaaagAGTCTTGTGAGCGAGGAACTGGCGAAggttcgctttgaagctccacag GTGAAGGAGTGGGAGATCGATCAGACCGTGGCCTCGGTGCAAGCGCTCTTCCCGGGCGTGCAGCACAAGATGGCCTTCGTGGTGGGGACCAGGCACATCTCCACGCTCTCCTTCCTGTCGAACCGTGAGAACGTGACCAACCCGCTGCCGGGCACCGTGGTCGACAGCGAGGTGACGCGCCCCGAGCGCTACGACTTCTTCCTGGCGTCACAGAGCGTGCGCCAGAGCACCGTGGCCCCGTCCCACTACAACGTCATCTACGCCACGACGGGCCTCAAGCCGGACCACATGCAGCTCCTGGCCTTCAAGCTGACCCACCTGTACTTCACCATCCGCGTGCCGGCCCAGTGCCAGTACGCCCACAAGCTCGCCTTCCTCGGCGGCCAGCCGATGCACGCGGAGCACAACCCGCGCCTCTCCTCTACTCTATATTACCTCTAA